From a single Desulfatirhabdium butyrativorans DSM 18734 genomic region:
- the hflK gene encoding FtsH protease activity modulator HflK has product MSWDWDKLKEQQTRKAPGVPPQLNELAEKFKNIKLPGASVLIVVLLVLFLGSSAFYTVDVDEVGVIQRFGKYVRTTQPGLNFKWPAGIEKVTKVKVRRVFKEEFGFSSMRSDGERTKFSATSEDSNVALMLTGDLNVALAPWIVQYRIKDPYNYLFKVHDNRRLLMDMSEAAMRLVIGDRSVNEVISKREEIAVEAKNILQAELDNAESGISIVTIEMKRTNVPEPVQPSFNEVNQAIQEKEKLIYQAREEYNKAIPSAKGEAERTIRAAEGYALDRVNRAQGDVARFQSLYAEYQKAKDVTRRRLYLEMMSSIYPKIGEKIIVDADQKNLLPLLNLGKQRGDQK; this is encoded by the coding sequence ATGAGTTGGGATTGGGATAAACTCAAGGAACAGCAGACCCGCAAAGCTCCCGGGGTGCCGCCGCAACTGAACGAGCTGGCGGAAAAATTCAAGAACATCAAGCTTCCGGGCGCATCCGTTCTGATTGTCGTGCTGCTTGTCCTGTTTCTGGGCAGCTCGGCCTTCTATACGGTTGATGTCGATGAGGTCGGTGTGATCCAGCGCTTCGGCAAGTACGTGCGAACGACCCAGCCCGGTTTGAATTTCAAGTGGCCGGCAGGCATCGAAAAAGTGACCAAGGTCAAGGTCCGCAGGGTCTTCAAGGAGGAATTCGGTTTCAGCTCGATGCGCTCCGACGGTGAGCGGACGAAGTTTTCGGCTACTTCCGAAGACAGCAATGTCGCGCTGATGCTGACTGGGGATCTCAACGTGGCGCTTGCGCCGTGGATCGTGCAATACCGGATCAAGGATCCCTACAACTATCTGTTCAAGGTTCATGACAACCGCAGGCTTCTGATGGACATGTCGGAGGCGGCCATGCGGCTGGTGATCGGTGATCGCAGCGTCAACGAAGTGATCAGCAAACGCGAGGAAATCGCCGTCGAGGCCAAGAATATCCTCCAGGCAGAGCTCGACAACGCCGAATCGGGCATCAGCATCGTGACCATCGAAATGAAACGGACCAATGTGCCCGAGCCTGTTCAGCCCTCCTTCAACGAAGTCAACCAGGCCATTCAGGAAAAGGAGAAACTGATCTATCAGGCCAGAGAGGAATACAACAAGGCCATTCCATCCGCCAAGGGGGAAGCCGAGCGGACCATCCGGGCGGCAGAAGGTTACGCCCTGGATCGGGTGAATCGCGCCCAGGGGGATGTGGCCCGCTTCCAGTCTCTCTACGCCGAATATCAGAAGGCAAAGGATGTCACCCGGCGCAGGCTCTATCTGGAAATGATGAGCAGCATCTATCCGAAAATCGGTGAAAAAATCATCGTCGATGCCGATCAGAAAAATCTGCTGCCGCTTTTGAACCTTGGAAAACAGCGTGGTGACCAGAAATGA